The Leptolyngbya sp. CCY15150 genomic sequence CATCGAGGGTATCGAGGGCTTGCTTCAGGTCGGTACGGCTGGTGGTACCCAAACCCACAACCACAATCATGCCATCGGTTTGCGCGGCCAGCAGGCTGCTGTCGGCAAATCCCAGCAGGGGCGGCATATCGTAAATGACAATGTCAAAGTCTTGGGTCACCTTTTGGTTAAACTGCTGCATCTTTTGGGATGACAGAAGCTGAATCGGGTCAGGGGGAATCATCCCTGCCGTAATCACCGTTAGGTTTTCATCAATGGGCGATCGCTGCATGGCCTCTTCTAGGGAACAATCGCCCGTCATCACATTACTCAATCCCCTCAAGTTGGGAATTTTTAGCCGTTCATGCACTTGAGGCAGCCGCAAATCTGCATCCACCAGCAATACCCGCTGCCCCATAATGGCGGTGGCTCGCGCCAAGTTCAGCGCAATAGTCGATTTACCCTCCGCCGGGACTGCGGAACTAATGACAACGGAACGAATGGGGCGATCGGCTCCCAGGAAGCGGATATTGGTATAGAGCGATCGGAAGGCTTCTAAAAAGGGAGAAGATTGGTAGTGATAGGACGATGGCTTACGGGCACGCGCTGTGGCATCCTCGCCCTGGATCAGCATTTGGTTGGGCTGGCGGATAAACGGCACCACGCCTAGCATCGGCAAGCGGGCAAAGGACTTTAAGTCATCAGGGGTATGAAAGACGGTATCCAGTTTGTCGGTCACAAAGGCCGCCCCTGCTCCTAGCAAGGCTCCAGCGATCGCCCCTAGCATGAGACTACGGGGAACGTTGGGAGCAATGGGGGAGTTCATCGTCGTGGGTTCGGAAATGAGCTGCCAGGGAATAGACTGCTGGGCGGCCTGCAGCTCTAGGGATTCCCGAGTGGTCAGAAATCGATTCAGGCTATCGGTGGCAATACTTAACTCCCGCTGCAGGTCGGTATACTGCCGGGCTAGAGCGGGGACAAGGTCAAACTCTTGCTTAATTTGCTGTTCGACATCTGCCAAGGCCCGTTGGCGAGTTTGCAAAACCTGAACCTCGTTGGCCGTGTTGATGAGCTGGCGGCTGAGGTCAATGGAAATAGACGTGAGGTTGCCATCCATTTGATTCGACAACCGCTGCCCAAGAATGCGATCGGCCTCCTGTTCTAACAGCGGCAGTAAACTATCTCGCCGATCCTCCAGCACCTGCACATTGGGCGTATCGGGCAAGAAGCGAGCCGATTCCGTGGCAATCTGTGCCTCGACGTCCTGAACCTCGTTCAAAATAGCCTGGTAGCGGGTCGATTCACTTAGGGCCGAAGCTGCCAAAGCCTGGTCGGGACTGTAGCCAAGCTGGCTTTGAATGGCTAGGTAAAGAGACTCTGCCTCAGAAAGCTGGGTGCGGGTGCTTTGCTGCTGTTCTTCAATGGAGGTGATCAGGCGGGACAGTTCGGTGCCCCGCGACTCTGGATCGATCAGGCTATATTCTTGGCGAAATCGCTCTAGACGCTGCTGCAGCGAATTCACGCGATCGCGCAATTCTGGCAGTTGTCCTTCAACAAACTGTACCCCTTGCTGGAGGTTCGTTTGTCGCTGCTCAAAGCTATATTTGAGATATTCCTCGGCGACGGCATCTAGTACGGCCTGAATGCGCTCTGGATCAGGGTTACGGTAGCTCACCGAGAGCACCTTCGTTTCTCGTAGGCGCGTGATGCTGAGGTTGCCAGCTAATTCTGAGTAGCTAAAGTCGGGGTAGGTTTCTTGCAGCGTTTCGAGAATGGGGCGCAGCAAGGCTGGACTGCGCAACACCTCTGTTTGGGTATCGTAGTCAAAGGTGGTGCGAAACTGACTGCCCTCGCGCAGCAACTCTTCAGAGGGATCTACTTCAGCGATCGCCTCCACTAACACCTGAAATTCTCCGCGATAAATGGGCGTGCGGGTGAGCGTCCAGCCCCAAAAACAGACCGTTGTAGCGATCGCCACTCCTGCCAGCATCCACCGGCGTCGGTAGATAATCTCTTTGACGTTTTGCAAGTCCATCTCCTCCGATTCATAGGGAAGATGGATAACGGCGGGGGAAGGAATTGCTTCAGACTGCGGGGCGTGATGAGAAAACGGTGGTTGATGGGACCCAGATACCATAGTCGGCTCTCAGATGTATAGCTGGTTGACAATAACAGCGTGGTAGCGGAGCTAGGGGCAATCATGCGCAGTCCTAGAACGACCTACACTGGATTGATACGCGAATTGATCGATGGACAGAGGTAGACATGCTGGTTCAAGGCTGGAATCCGTACTTGGATCCGTACTTGAACTCGTACTTGGATCCGTACTTGAATCCGTGCTGGACTTCGAGGCTTGATTAGCGCAGTCCTCCAGCGATCGCTAGACACGGGGAGGTGATCGACCCGCAGTCTTAGTACGTCATCTATATCCATGATCTTGTTAACTCTTTACGACCATTTCCCCTCAGAACCGCAAACTTTCACGGGGAGGTCGGGGTAAATACGGGGTGGGAAGCGATCGCCCTCGGCGTAGACGCACTGATGCAAGGGTTGGGTGACTGGTTGGATGACTGGATTTGATGACTACGAGGGCTTCAGAAGCGTCCGGAATCTAGCCTGTCGTGGCCGAAAGAAGCAGCAAGTTAGCGGCGCATCACTGCATAGGTGAAGAATCTCAGGTGCTCGGAGTCGCTGCCAGTTCAGGGATGGCGATCGCTCCCACGTCATCAGAGCCAGCATCAACCCAACCTAGACCTGCAAGATAGAAGAACGAAGACAGAAAAACGAAACGGACTTCCAGGACACACTCAAGGATGCCTGCCTGAGCACATAGGCGGGTTACTTCCGTCTCAGATGACTAGCCATCGGTGGATCGGCCGACCCACGCAGGATGAACGACGAGACTGATGATCTCTGTCGAACTCAGGGTCGAACTCAAGTCTGAAGCGATCGCGGAGCTCTTGCCTGCTGGATTAGGGACAACATTGCTAAGTTTTTGTCAAACCCTGCGCAAGTTTCGATTTTGTGTGTAGTATCGCTGGTAACTCATCGATGCGATCGGTTGATCATCAACCTAGGTTAGGTCGTCTAGCGATGGTCTTGACGGGTCTAACTTGATCGGAATAGGTGAGTTTATTCCTTGCCATCGTGACTCAATGGCTACAGGTTTCTTGCTTTGAAATGTACCCATAGATGGTCGCATTTTGAAGCAAGTTCATAGCGGTGTGACCATGTATTTAGCCTTCATTTCTTGGGGAGACTAGTCGTTGAGAATTCAGGCATGGGAGAGACTTGCTGGAACTAAGTTTAGTCCTGCAGTTTCGAAAAATCTATGCTTTCATTTGAAGGTGGCAGTTCTC encodes the following:
- a CDS encoding polysaccharide biosynthesis tyrosine autokinase — encoded protein: MVSGSHQPPFSHHAPQSEAIPSPAVIHLPYESEEMDLQNVKEIIYRRRWMLAGVAIATTVCFWGWTLTRTPIYRGEFQVLVEAIAEVDPSEELLREGSQFRTTFDYDTQTEVLRSPALLRPILETLQETYPDFSYSELAGNLSITRLRETKVLSVSYRNPDPERIQAVLDAVAEEYLKYSFEQRQTNLQQGVQFVEGQLPELRDRVNSLQQRLERFRQEYSLIDPESRGTELSRLITSIEEQQQSTRTQLSEAESLYLAIQSQLGYSPDQALAASALSESTRYQAILNEVQDVEAQIATESARFLPDTPNVQVLEDRRDSLLPLLEQEADRILGQRLSNQMDGNLTSISIDLSRQLINTANEVQVLQTRQRALADVEQQIKQEFDLVPALARQYTDLQRELSIATDSLNRFLTTRESLELQAAQQSIPWQLISEPTTMNSPIAPNVPRSLMLGAIAGALLGAGAAFVTDKLDTVFHTPDDLKSFARLPMLGVVPFIRQPNQMLIQGEDATARARKPSSYHYQSSPFLEAFRSLYTNIRFLGADRPIRSVVISSAVPAEGKSTIALNLARATAIMGQRVLLVDADLRLPQVHERLKIPNLRGLSNVMTGDCSLEEAMQRSPIDENLTVITAGMIPPDPIQLLSSQKMQQFNQKVTQDFDIVIYDMPPLLGFADSSLLAAQTDGMIVVVGLGTTSRTDLKQALDTLDVSPVSLLGVVANGIKAHTTRSYGYNRYHQYYKAYAEGGAAPEPASESWVDGLRQRFTAVFPAAGDLEDEVDEVNEVDQGDHHVEEDAEEVGAGAIADLPDALDASLTSLGTEDPPNGHQPIPSIFEQDQEHPYQFTGQFTPDELSYTDLYTQNHHQTSLNGVTDTDLSTWNPPADLPDLSPVEPQGAQSWDDLEPETMQDLAHDLDELDELQSVPEPFADLLNHEEAWDPADADLDDDLELEALAGDRGEDAMLDKLMGFEADDRPSELATDDSPPSLGEQDFLLKRLSGMSLLSRWQAPPQPPAEADDPPPPLGEAENQVPSSEAIAATESALPPSDSDNPDAPLSDDRDDDWQDHDITELDWQTPVDAADDAPSLETSQTVSAHGTSPIESPGLSHPTETDLESDRSEALAWLERPAAVDAEAAHVQSTLHVTEASLESEDRPTSLDSEAEVDVQTVAQPFQATDWQSVNQDSPQEQPATQATGTDTHLQDEAPEANSPFLAAIFMAQQAIAAGQTAQGSEDWLHLAQQWQQASDLMGEVTSGHEQYEMAQQCQHLYQRNSDYARNRAIH